Proteins encoded in a region of the Scyliorhinus torazame isolate Kashiwa2021f chromosome 1, sScyTor2.1, whole genome shotgun sequence genome:
- the LOC140409168 gene encoding ADP-ribosylation factor 6-like: MGKFLLKIFGNKEMRILMLGLDAAGKTTALYKLKLRKPVSTIPTVGFNVETVTYRKVCFNVWDVGGQDKIQPLWRHYYTGTQGLIFVVDCADRDRIDEARQELYRIINYRELRDAIIMIFANKQDLPDAMKPHETQEKLGLTRIRDRNWYVQPSSATTGDGLFEGLTSNYKTS; encoded by the coding sequence ATGGGTAAATTCCTGTTGAAGATTTTTGGAAACAAAGAAATGCGGATTCTGATGCTCGGCCTGGATGCAGCTGGGAAGACTACGGCATTGTATAAACTCAAACTGCGAAAGCCTGTCAGTACCATCCCGACTGTAGGCTTTAATGTGGAGACAGTGACTTACAGGAAGGTTTGTTTCAACGTCTGGGATGTAGGTGGTCAGGATAAGATCCAACCTCTTTGGAGACATTATTACACAGGCACCCAGGGACTGATCTTTGTGGTGGACTGCGCCGACAGAGATCGCATTGACGAAGCCAGACAAGAGCTCTACCGCATCATAAATTACCGAGAATTGCGTGATGCCATTATTATGATCTTTGCAAACAAGCAAGACTTGCCTGATGCCATGAAACCCCATGAGACCCAGGAGAAGCTGGGCTTGACTAGGATACGAGATCGCAACTGGTATGTTCAGCCTTCATCAGCAACCACTGGAGATGGACTTTTTGAAGGGCTAACTTCTAATTACAAAACATCTTGA